Below is a window of Aquipuribacter hungaricus DNA.
TCCAGGGCCTCGGCGGAGATCCACGTGGGCTTGGCCACCGCGATCGCGTCGAAGCCGGTGCCCCCCTCGGCGATGAGGGAGCTCCACTTCTTGAGCAGGCCGTTGCTGTCCTCGCCGGTCATCGGCACCAGCGGGACGCCGGCCGCCTCGAAGGCCTCGATCGCGCCGAGGGTCATGGAGCCGCCCTGTGACCAGACACCGTCGATGTCCGGGTCCGCAGCGAGCAGCGACTCGACGGACGTCTTCGCGGTCGCCTGGTCCCAGCCGCCGTCGATGACCGAGACGACCTCGATCCCGGGGGCAGCCTCGAAGACGGCCTGGGCGCCCTCGTACCGCAGGTCGCTCGTCGGCACGCCGGCGATGCCGTTGAGGGCGACGATGCGGCCCTCCCCCCCGAGCGTGTCCACGAGCCACTGCGCGCCGGTCGCCCCGAAGTCCGTGTCGTCGACGTTGATGTAGGAGGTGTAGGTGTCCGTCTCGGCACCGGACGCGCTGAGGATGACCTCGATGTCGGCAGCCGCAGCCTGCTCCAGCGCGGGCACGATGCCCTCGGGAGAGATTGGCGTGACGATGATGACGTCGACGCCGCGGGCGATCATCGACTGCACGTTGCTGATCTGGGTCTGCGCGTCGTTCTCGCTCTGGGTGACGATCACGTCGGCGATGTCCGCGGACTCGCGCTCGGTGGCCGACAGGAACTCTGCCTCCAGCTGCGCGGACCACGTGTTGCCGACGAAATACGAGTCGTAGCCGACGACGAGGCCCTCGGACGACGCCGAGCCCCCCGCCTGGTCGGGCTCGCCCGACGAGCAGCCGGTGACGACGAGCGCGGAGACGACGCCTGCTGCGGCGAGGACGCTCGCGCGCCTGGTCCGGTTCATCATGCTGGGCCCTTTCGTGGGGGTGGCGGGGACCGCCAACGTGACACCTGACCGGTCAACCCGTCAACCTGCGAGACCATAACGTGACACGACAGAAGGAGCACCCCCGTGGAGCGACCAGGCACCGGGCTCTATGTCTTCCCCAGCGACCTGCTCGACGAGGGCGTGGACGCCGTCCGCCGCCGCTCTGACGAGCTGGGCGCCGGCACGCTCGTCGTGGCCGTGGCCTACCATCAGGCCCGCGACGTCGTCCCCCACGCCGGGCGGAAGCCGCGCCTGCGGTACCGCGAGGACGGCGTCTTCTTCGAGCCGGACCCGGACCGCTGGACCGGGACGACGCTGAGGCCCCGCGTGCAGCCGCAGGACCAGCGCGACGCCCTGGCCGCGCTCCTCGCCACCGGCGCCCCCGTCGAGGCGTGGACGGTCTTCCTCCACAACACCAGCCTGGGGGAGGAGCACCCTCGGCTCGCCTCCGAGACCTGCTTCGGTGACAGGCTGCTGTCCAACCTCTGCCCGTCCAACCCCGAGGCGGCCGGCTACGCGGACGCGCTCGCGGCCGACATCGCGGCCCGCGGCCTCGACATCGTGGCCGAGGCGCTCAGCGGCCAGACCTTCGCGCACGGGCACCACCACGAGCGGTCGTTCTCGCCGGTCAGCGAGCTCGACGAGGCCGTGCTGGGGATCTGCTTCTGCGAGCACTGCACCCGCGCCGGGACCTCCGCGGGGCTGGACGTCGGCCGGGTCGCCGCGGCGGCCCGGGTGCGGGTCCAGTCGGCGTTCGCCGGCGCGGCCGGCCGTCCGGCGACCCTGGAGGCCCTCGCGGAGACGCTGGGCGGTGACGTCCTCGCCTACCTCTCCACCCAGCAGCAGACGGTCACCGCGCTCGCCGACCGGCTCGCCCGCACGGTCAGGGGGCACGGTCGCACGCTGTCCTACATGGACCTCACCGGCGCCGTCCTCGGCTACGGCGACGGTGCGCCGAGCGGGCCGGCCGCCGCGTCCCAGGGCTGGAGGATCGCCGTCGACCTCTC
It encodes the following:
- a CDS encoding ABC transporter substrate-binding protein, which translates into the protein MMNRTRRASVLAAAGVVSALVVTGCSSGEPDQAGGSASSEGLVVGYDSYFVGNTWSAQLEAEFLSATERESADIADVIVTQSENDAQTQISNVQSMIARGVDVIIVTPISPEGIVPALEQAAAADIEVILSASGAETDTYTSYINVDDTDFGATGAQWLVDTLGGEGRIVALNGIAGVPTSDLRYEGAQAVFEAAPGIEVVSVIDGGWDQATAKTSVESLLAADPDIDGVWSQGGSMTLGAIEAFEAAGVPLVPMTGEDSNGLLKKWSSLIAEGGTGFDAIAVAKPTWISAEALETAIAAARGEQVTKDNLLEPEVITSENLDEFVRDDLPDSLWVNTRMTDEEVVALFG